TCTTTATTAAAAAGCAGAGAATTATCCTTAAAAGAACAATATTTTTTATTCCAGAATTTAGGATTATTATTTCCATCCTTAATTGTAAGTGCAATAGCCGATGGATTTTCCTTAGATAGTCTTGCTCCTTTAATGAATCGTTATGTAAACCCCAATGATCCTGTTGCTCATCCCCAACTGTTATTAACAGGAAATGAATTAATGGAAGCGTTAAATTTACGTTCGAGTCCTAAAGTTGGAGAACTTTTATTAGAGATTCAGTTAGGACAAATTGAAGGAAAAATTACAACCATTGAAGAAGCGATCGCGTATGCTCAACAATTATTATAGCAAATCTAAAGGGATTGTACAATCAGAATTTCAGGAGGATTTATCTCAAACAATGGACACACATTCCCCTGTAAGGGCGAGAAAACCTCGCCCCTACAATTTGGGTAATTTGTACAAATGTATGCTACACATCTCCCCCCTTTTTAAGGGGGGTTGGGGGGGATCATCTGTAGCGTTAATAAGGGAATTTCATATAACTTTCCTCAAATTGGTTAACTGATTTCATCTGAATCTACCCACTCACTATAGGAGGAATCATAACCGATATAATGAACATAATATTGATCTCCTTCAATTTTTTCAATAATAGCGGAATACCATTCTTCCTCCTCATCATCCCAAACTTTCACCTTTTGACCTATTCCATATCCATTATCATCCGTTGCACTATGATCTCGAACCCGAACATCATCTTCATCCACCCACTCATCATCCGATGAACCATAACCGACATAATGAATAAAATACTCGTTTCCTTTCACTTTTTGGATTGTAGATTCATACCAATCTTCATCCTCTTCATCCCAAACTTCTACCGTTTGACCGACTTGATATTGAGTCGAACCCGAAGAAACAGAACCCGATACCGGATTAGAATTAATCGGTAAAGTTCCTGTTGGTAATTCAGATTTTACAGACTCTTGAGCGTGTAAAATCAGTTTACGTGCAACGGTTTGAATTCCTGTATGTTGATAATAATTCGTGCTTTGATCAATAAAAGCAGCAACAAAATCTAAATTATCATCCGCAATTTGGATACAATTTCCCAACGCATTAAAAATAGATTGGGGCGTGATTCCAGTTTGAGCGACTAAATTATTAATCCAACTCTGAACCGCATCAAACCCTTGGTTCAGAAAACCCAATTTATCCGAGGCTGTAACCCCCGGAATAAAATTACTCAAGGTTGAAAATACGGGATTTTGTGTTAAAATACTGGTATCAGATTGAGCAATTGTTTGATGGATTTTACTTAAAAAGTTAGGGCCTAATGGCAACATTCCATCTAAACAAACTAAAGCCACCATCCGCATTAATGCGGCATCTTGATAATTATTATTTAGGGCTTTAACAAATTCTTGAGGGTTAGGTTGAGGAATGCCATTTAACTTACAAAAAGCAATAATCTCAACGGCAATTTTTAAAACCAAATCAAAGCTTTGGGTAACTTCAGGTTTAGGCGTAATACTGCTTAAAATCGACAGAAAGCTGATTTTTTCTCCAACTTTATTGGCTAAAGCCGCCGTTGCCATTGCTACATCAGCCGTATCAATCGTTTGATATAATTGAACGGCTGATTGATAACCAGATTTTGGATCATGATATAAAACAACAGCCCGATCTCGAATTTTTTGGATGATTTGAGTATCGGTTTCCCCTGTAATAGTACGAATACTATTCTCAAATCCGACTAAATTTGTCCACTGTCCCGGCATTAAATAATCAATAGCCTTTAAGACTTTCACCGTAATATTATCGGCGGGAAGTTCATCCACTAACTGCACAATAGATTTATCCATAAATCAGAGCCTCAACCCTCTAAATTGTTACCTCAAATTCTACTCTATTAACCTTAACAATCAGGATTTCTTTATCAAAATTTTAAATTGAGGCTCAACTATTATTCTTAAAATAACAAATAGTGACACCAATCCTGTAATATAATGATGTGTCACCCCTTGCCTTGGTTTCAACTTCATGCTTTGCGACTACTTAGTACAAATTCTCACCGCCCGTGTTTACGATGTTGCCCAAGAAACACCCCTAGAATACGCTCCTAACCTCTCCGCCCGTCTGAATAATAAATTACTTTTGAAGCGAGAAGATATGCAGTCTGTCTTTTCCTTCAAATTGCGGGGAGCATATAACAAAATGGCTCATCTTTCTCCTGATTTATTAAAGCAGGGAGTGATTGCCGCATCAGCCGGAAATCATGCCCAAGGTGTTGCTCTCGGTGCGTCTCAATTGGGAACAAAAGCGATTATTGTCATGCCTGTAACCACCCCTCAAGTTAAAGTCAATGCCGTTAAAGCAAGGGGGGGTGAAGTGGTTTTATATGGCGATACTTTTGATGAAGCTTGTGCTTATGCTCGTCAATTAGAAGCCGAAAAAGGATTAACTTTTATTCATCCTTTTGATGACCCCCATGTGATTGCCGGACAAGGTACAATTGGCATGGAGATTTTAAGACAATATCAACAACCGATTCATGCTATTTTTGTTGCCATTGGTGGGGGGGGATTAATCTCAGGAATTGCGGCTTATATTAAACGATTACGTCCTGAAATTAAAATCATCGGAGTTGAACCCGTTGATGCCGATGCTATGTCACAATCTCTCAAAGCCGGACATCGAATTAAGTTATCGCAAGTAGGGTTATTTGCGGATGGTGTAGCGGTGCGAGAAGTGGGGGAAGAAACCTTCCGGTTATGCCAAGAATATGTGGATGAAATTATATTAGTAGATACGGATGATACTTGTGCGGCAATTAAAGATGTTTTTGAGGATACCCGTTCTATTTTAGAACCTGCTGGAGCCTTAGCAATTGCAGGAGCAAAGGCTTATGTTGAACGAGAACAAATTCAAGGACAAACCTTAGTCGCCGTTGCCTGTGGGGCGAATATGAATTTTGATCGCTTACGATTTGTAGCAGAACGCGCCGAATTTGGAGAACGTCGAGAGGCTATTTTTGCGGTGACAATTCCTGAAGAACCTGGAAGTTTACGCAAGTTTTGTGAATGTATTGGAAAGCGCAATTTAACTGAATTTAACTATCGCATTGCCGATGAACAAGAAGCCCATATTTTTGTGGGAATGCAGATTAAAAATCGGGCTGATGCAGCAGAAATGATCAAAAATTTTGAACAAAATGGCTTTAAAACCATAGATTTAACCGATGATGAATTAACGAAATTACACCTGCGGCACATGGTCGGCGGACGGTCTGGTTTAGCCCATCATGAATTACTGTATCGGTTTGAATTTCCTGAACGTCCAGGGGCGTTAATGCAGTTCGTTTGTTCCATGAGTCCTAACTGGAATATTAGTTTATTTCACTATCGCAATAATGGGGCAGATTATGGTAGAATTGTGGTAGGAATGCAGGTTCCCCCTGAAGAAATGGCAGAATGGCAAGCGTTTTTAGATACATTAGGTTATCGCTATTGGGATGAGAATAAAAATCCAGCCTATAAACTGTTTTTATCCCAAAAATAAAACAACTTTTTAACTCACCCCCCACCCCGTCTGCCTAATCATCGGGTTGTTGTACAACTAATACAGAACATTGAACGTGATGCACCGTATAATTACTGACACTTCCTAAAAATAATTCGGCTAATTCTGAACGGTTACGTCTGCCAATGACGATTAAATCAGCCTCCCATTTTTTAGTAATTTCTCGTATCCAATATCCGGCTTCTCCGATTTGATATTCGGTTTCAATGGAAATACCTTGCTGTTCGGCATAATTGACAAAAGTTGATAACCATCCTGCCACTTCATTAATTTCTTGTTCAATTAATTCATGTTGAATTTGTGCCACCTGGTTTAACCGTTGACCATATAAATCTCCAGGGGAACCTAAAATCATCGGTGATACAGTAATAGAATGAAAGAGTTTTAACTGACTTTGATAGAGTTTAGCCAGTTGTAAGCCTTGGTGAAAGACAAACTCTGCTTGGGGAGTGCGATCAATTGCCACTAAAATTTTGTGATATGCCATGCCTGTGCCCTCCTTCCTCTGTTTTAATTCCCTCATGGGCTAAAAGCTCAAATCTTTGCTCCCAAAGGGATTGATTTCCTCTAATCTTATTTTAAACTAAATTTGACCCTTTTTGACCCAAGAATGCTATATTTGAAGGTTGGGCGATCGCTGATAATGCTCAACATCGTCTAACTAATCTTTTTCGTTACTATCGAGCTATATGAGTCAAAACTACCGCATTACTCTTCTTCCAGGCGATGGCATCGGCCCTGAAATTATAGCGGTGGCTGTCGATGCGTTAAAAGTCGTCGGAAAACAACTCAGCATTACTTTCGATTTTCATCAAGCGTTGATGGGGGGGGCGGCGATAGATGCTACCGGGGAACCCTTACCAGCAGAAACCTTAGAACAGTGTCTCAAGAGTGATGCGGTACTGTTGGCAGCCATTGGCGGATACAAGTGGGACAATTTACCCCGTCATCAACGGCCCGAAACTGGGTTATTGGGGTTACGGGCGGGATTAAAATTATTTGCGAATTTGCGTCCTGCGACAATTTTACCCCATTTAATTGATGCCTCTTCTTTGAAAAGAGAAGTGGTAGAAGGGGTGGATATTATGGTTGTCCGCGAACTGACAGGGGGAATTTATTTTGGACAACCCAAGGGAATTTTTCAGACGGAAACCGGGGAGAAACGAGGCGTTAATACAATGGCCTATACGGAATCAGAGATTGATCGCATTGGCCGTGTGGGGTTTGAAACCGCCCAGAAGCGTCGAGGGAGACTTTGTTCTGTAGATAAGGCGAATGTGTTAGATGTTTCTCAGTTATGGCGCGATCGCATTACCCTTTTAACCTCAGAATACCCCGATGTCGAATTATCTCATTTATATGTGGACAACGCTGCCATGCAGTTAGTTCGCGCCCCTAAACAGTTTGATACAATCGTCACGGGGAACTTATTTGGCGATATTCTCTCCGATGCGGCGGCGATGTTAACGGGCAGTATCGGAATGTTACCCTCAGCGAGTTTAGGGGAATCTGGCCCTGGGGTCTTTGAACCCGTCCATGGTTCAGCGCCGGATATTGCGGGCCAGGATAAAGCCAACCCCCTTGCCCAAGTCCTGAGTGCTGCGATGATGTTACGGTATGGTTTAGATCAACCCGTTGCGGCGGATCTGTTGGAAAATGCTGTTTTAAAAGTATTAGATCAGGGATATCGCACGGGGGATATTATGTCTGAGGGCATGAAATTAGTCGGGTGTCAGGAAATGGGAGAAATGTTGTTAAAGGCATTAGAAGAAAATTAATTTTAACCCTGTAGAGACGTTGCATGCAACGTCTCTACGGGGGTTT
The window above is part of the Planktothrix sp. FACHB-1365 genome. Proteins encoded here:
- the ilvA gene encoding threonine ammonia-lyase, biosynthetic, which encodes MLCDYLVQILTARVYDVAQETPLEYAPNLSARLNNKLLLKREDMQSVFSFKLRGAYNKMAHLSPDLLKQGVIAASAGNHAQGVALGASQLGTKAIIVMPVTTPQVKVNAVKARGGEVVLYGDTFDEACAYARQLEAEKGLTFIHPFDDPHVIAGQGTIGMEILRQYQQPIHAIFVAIGGGGLISGIAAYIKRLRPEIKIIGVEPVDADAMSQSLKAGHRIKLSQVGLFADGVAVREVGEETFRLCQEYVDEIILVDTDDTCAAIKDVFEDTRSILEPAGALAIAGAKAYVEREQIQGQTLVAVACGANMNFDRLRFVAERAEFGERREAIFAVTIPEEPGSLRKFCECIGKRNLTEFNYRIADEQEAHIFVGMQIKNRADAAEMIKNFEQNGFKTIDLTDDELTKLHLRHMVGGRSGLAHHELLYRFEFPERPGALMQFVCSMSPNWNISLFHYRNNGADYGRIVVGMQVPPEEMAEWQAFLDTLGYRYWDENKNPAYKLFLSQK
- a CDS encoding universal stress protein — translated: MAYHKILVAIDRTPQAEFVFHQGLQLAKLYQSQLKLFHSITVSPMILGSPGDLYGQRLNQVAQIQHELIEQEINEVAGWLSTFVNYAEQQGISIETEYQIGEAGYWIREITKKWEADLIVIGRRNRSELAELFLGSVSNYTVHHVQCSVLVVQQPDD
- the leuB gene encoding 3-isopropylmalate dehydrogenase, which encodes MSQNYRITLLPGDGIGPEIIAVAVDALKVVGKQLSITFDFHQALMGGAAIDATGEPLPAETLEQCLKSDAVLLAAIGGYKWDNLPRHQRPETGLLGLRAGLKLFANLRPATILPHLIDASSLKREVVEGVDIMVVRELTGGIYFGQPKGIFQTETGEKRGVNTMAYTESEIDRIGRVGFETAQKRRGRLCSVDKANVLDVSQLWRDRITLLTSEYPDVELSHLYVDNAAMQLVRAPKQFDTIVTGNLFGDILSDAAAMLTGSIGMLPSASLGESGPGVFEPVHGSAPDIAGQDKANPLAQVLSAAMMLRYGLDQPVAADLLENAVLKVLDQGYRTGDIMSEGMKLVGCQEMGEMLLKALEEN